The Cyanobacteria bacterium GSL.Bin1 genome segment ATCCGCCACTTGCTGGCGGTTGTCCAATTTTGAATACGGCTGTTGATAGTGATGATACCCATCCCTTACTACGTCAGCGGACGCAGCAAGCCATGGATCATTGGCAAGTAATGATTGAGCATATTATCAATCGCGGTGTGAAACGGGGAGAAATCCAAGCCACTGTTGATGTTGAAATGACGACAACTGTTTTTATTTCCGTGCTCGAAGGAGGCTTAATGATGAGTAAGCTTTATGACGATCGCGCTTATCTCGATCGCGCTCAACAACATCTCCTCAACTACATCGATACGACCCTCAAACCCTCACAATCAGATTAGCTCATTTTTTTTACCTAAAACAGACCGATTGGTCTTTTATAGAACGGAGAAAATTATGCTGACTTTTTATTATCATCCCCTTTCCCCCGTTGCGCGCCGAGTTTGGCTCGCCTTACTCGAAAAACAGATTCCCTTTCATCCTGTCTTGGTTGATTTACGCGGGGAACAAAATCAACCGGAGTTTCTGGCGTTAAATCCCTTTCATCATGTACCAGTTATTGTTGAGAATAACTTACGACTGATTGAATCCTTAGCAATTTTGGATTACTTGGAAAAGCGTTATCCTGAAATTACTTTGTCACCCCACTCCGCCCCTGAATTCGCCAAAATGAGAATGGTGCAAATGGTAACGACCAATGAAGTGATGCCCAAGTTACCCCTGGTTGCCAATGCAGAAGTGCAACCCTTAACGACTGAACAAGAAACAGATTTAAATACCGGTTTAGGCTTTCTGGAAGCACAACTGGCACAGAATAACTATTTTGGCGGGGATACCCTCAACTTAGCCGATATTGTGGTCGGTGCAACCGTTCCTTTATTATTTCGCTTGGGTATCGCTGCGGATCCTTATCCTCGTCTCCAAGCCTGGCAAGAAAAATTATCCACCCGGGAAGCTTGGCAACAAACTGAACCCAATGCAGAAGATTTTGCCCAGTGGAAACGCTATATCCAAATTACAATCAAGCGCTACCAGCGTCAAAA includes the following:
- a CDS encoding glutathione S-transferase family protein; the protein is MLTFYYHPLSPVARRVWLALLEKQIPFHPVLVDLRGEQNQPEFLALNPFHHVPVIVENNLRLIESLAILDYLEKRYPEITLSPHSAPEFAKMRMVQMVTTNEVMPKLPLVANAEVQPLTTEQETDLNTGLGFLEAQLAQNNYFGGDTLNLADIVVGATVPLLFRLGIAADPYPRLQAWQEKLSTREAWQQTEPNAEDFAQWKRYIQITIKRYQRQKQSR
- a CDS encoding TetR family transcriptional regulator, yielding MSKAQATRQWIIEQAAEIFNQYGYKGTAMSDIMQATGLKKGGIYNHFRNKDELALAAFDYAVQQLEQRHRQVLHTHRHAINRLQLMVKVFTATIEDPPLAGGCPILNTAVDSDDTHPLLRQRTQQAMDHWQVMIEHIINRGVKRGEIQATVDVEMTTTVFISVLEGGLMMSKLYDDRAYLDRAQQHLLNYIDTTLKPSQSD